The Flavobacterium faecale genomic sequence TCCCAAATATACTTAAATAATTAAAGTACTCGACAGAAAAGTTGTATAGATAACTATGCAACACATTACTGGGCTTCCACCCAATCAGCTATTTTATTCTAGTTTGGAGGGAACTATTTTGCCTAAGAGTTTTGTAAAAATAAGGCATTATGGCTTTTTGAGTAGCAATTGGAAGCGAGAGAAATTAAAGGTTTTACAAGAAAAACTAAAAGTTAAACCCCAAATAAAGGTAGCCAAGGAATCTAAAATCAGAAAGTGTCAATGCTGTAAAACGGGCAATTTGCACACAATTCTAATGTTCGACCAGCGAGGTCCGCCTGTTTGGTATCTTGGCGGTAGCCACAAATTACCTGCCTGCAAAAACTAGTTTGTGGGTTGGGCAACGTATGTGATGATGTGAAGGAAAATACAATGAAACCAGTCTATTTACGGCTCAAAAAAAAAGAGGGCGCTTTGTTCTCTTAAATTACCTAAACTTGTTTATCGATATCCCCATAGTGTCGGAAGTAGAGCGGTTCCGTTCAACCGCGGTTTCATTGTTGGCTTTTCAAGCCCAACGAAACCTTTGCTGTTACCAGAAGTACATTTATTCGCCAAGTAATTCTTCCACTTCTTTTTGCAAAACAGGTAAATTTCTAATTACAATTCCCCAAATTACATCATCAGAAACTGAGTCATATCCGTGAATAATTCTATTTCTAACATCTACAATCTTTCTTGAGTTCGAAATTACAATTTCGTTATCAAGTTTCAGAATTCGGTTCACTGCTTCACCAATTATTTCAATATTTCTTTCAACAGCTCTTTTTGTTCTTAAATCATTTTGGTAAACCTCAAATAATTTTGGAGTATCAATATAATAGCTTTCAATTTCATTGATAGAACTTAAAATATCATAAAGCCAAGTTTTAATATTATTGTCCATAAATCAACTGTTTTTTTTGATTTATAGTTTTTCTAAAAAAAGGATTTTTTATTGCTTTTTCCTCAAGTAAATCGACACTTCGTTTGAAAATATTTTCTAAAGAAAATTTTAAATCATAATAATTATCTCCATAATCTAGAACATCTAATTGTTGGAAATCTACAATCAGATCAATATCACTTTCGGCATTAAATTTATCATTTAAAACTGAACCAAAAGCATATAGTGATTTAACTTTATGTGATTTACATAAGTTTAAAATGTCTTTTATATGACTCTCAATTAAATTCATTTTTATCTATTTTTTTTATAAAAGTAATGAAAAGAAATTTAGTTGTATAATTTATTGTGAACTTCCGCAATTTTGGGCGTATTTCTGGTAACTCTCTAATATACGCAACTCTATTAATTGAAATATGATTAAAGTATTGATTTTTTGTTATTTAATCCTGATAACATAAAAAAACACATTGCGTTTTTTCATGTTGTCATTTGTTGTTTTTTTTAGTATCCTTCAAAAATAAGAAAAATTGTAATATAAGTTAACCAAAGAAGTAATTGTTTTTAAATACTTTTCGTATAAAATCGAGAATCAATTTTGGAAATTATCAATTTTAATTTTTACCAATAAAAAAAGCATTTAACCTCTTTTTAAATAGAGATTAAACGCTTTCTAAATTATATAAAAAAGCAATCTATCGAATCGCTTTCACAAATTCGGAAATTTTACCAGTTCCTTCTTCGGTTAAATGTTTGATGAAGGCACTACCTATGATTGCACCTTTTGCGTATTGTGTGGCTTGGTTGAAGGTTGCTGCATTGTTGATTCCGAAACCTACAATTTGTTGGTTTTTGAGGTTCATGTCGGCGATGCGTTTGAAATAGTCTTCTTGTGTGCTACCAAATCCAGATTGCGATCCTGTTACACTTGCTGAACTTACCATATAGATAAAACCATTGGATACACTATCGATAAAGCGAATACGCTCATCGGACGTTTGTGGCGTAATCAAGAATACGTTTCGTAAACCGTGTTTTTCAAAAATGGCTTGGTATTCATCAGCGTATACATCTACGGGAAGATCGGGAATGATAAGACCATCTATGCCAACTTCGGCACATTTGGTACAAAATTCTTCTATACCATATTGCAACATAGGGTTAAAATACCCCATGATGATCAACGGAATGCTTACTGTTTTGCGAATGTCTTTTAACTGCTCAAAAAGTACTTCGGTGGTCATACCGTTGTGCAAAGCAACAGACGAACTTTCTTGAATCGTAGGTCCATCGGCCAAAGGATCGCTAAAGGGTAAACCGATTTCGATTAGGTCAACACCATTTTTCTCTAGATCTTCAATGATCGAAACGGTATCGGTTAGGTTGGGGTATCCAGCTGAAAAATAGATGGATAGTATTTTT encodes the following:
- a CDS encoding HepT-like ribonuclease domain-containing protein; translation: MDNNIKTWLYDILSSINEIESYYIDTPKLFEVYQNDLRTKRAVERNIEIIGEAVNRILKLDNEIVISNSRKIVDVRNRIIHGYDSVSDDVIWGIVIRNLPVLQKEVEELLGE
- a CDS encoding nucleotidyltransferase family protein, which translates into the protein MNLIESHIKDILNLCKSHKVKSLYAFGSVLNDKFNAESDIDLIVDFQQLDVLDYGDNYYDLKFSLENIFKRSVDLLEEKAIKNPFFRKTINQKKQLIYGQ
- the trpA gene encoding tryptophan synthase subunit alpha, coding for MNRIEQKLQEDKKILSIYFSAGYPNLTDTVSIIEDLEKNGVDLIEIGLPFSDPLADGPTIQESSSVALHNGMTTEVLFEQLKDIRKTVSIPLIIMGYFNPMLQYGIEEFCTKCAEVGIDGLIIPDLPVDVYADEYQAIFEKHGLRNVFLITPQTSDERIRFIDSVSNGFIYMVSSASVTGSQSGFGSTQEDYFKRIADMNLKNQQIVGFGINNAATFNQATQYAKGAIIGSAFIKHLTEEGTGKISEFVKAIR